From the genome of Nicotiana sylvestris chromosome 2, ASM39365v2, whole genome shotgun sequence, one region includes:
- the LOC138885256 gene encoding secreted RxLR effector protein 161-like, whose protein sequence is MLKSIMILLFIVAHYDYEIWKMDVKTTFLNGSLDECIYMIQLVGFIKSGNEHMLCLACKIPTKGFLPFRHGISLSKDQSPKTTDEIGKMKPVPYASAVGSLMYAMLCTRPDIYFAIDMVSRFQSNPGREHWTAVKHIIKYLKRTRDYMLVYHSGVLAPIGYTNSDFQSDRDSRKSTSGYVFTLRGGAIS, encoded by the exons ATGCTTAAATCCATTATGATTCTCTTATTCATTGTTGCTCATTAcgattatgagatttggaaaatgGATGTCAAGACGACTTTTCTTAATGGAAGTCTTGATGAGTGCATTTATATGATACAACTAGTTGGTTTCATAAAAAGTGGCAATGAGCACATGTTGT GTTTAGCATGCAAGATTCCAACAAAAGGCTTTCTCCCTTTTAGACATGGAATCTCTCTGTCGAAAGATCAGTCCCCAAAAACTACTGATGAGATAGGAAAAATGAAGCCGGTCCCTTATGCTTCTGCTGTAGGGAGTCTCATGTATGCTATgctatgtactagacctgatatctaCTTTGCTATTGACATGGTTAGTAGATTTCAATCTAACCCTGGACGGGAACACTGGACTGCCGTGAAACATATAATCAAGTACTTGAAAAGGACTAGGGATTATATGTTGGTTTATCATTCAGGTGTTCTTGCACCCATTGGCTATACTAATTCAGATTTCCAGTCAGATAGAGACTCTAGAAAATCTACTTCAGGATATGTTTTTACCCTAAGAGGTGGAGCCATAAGTTAG